A single genomic interval of Nonomuraea rubra harbors:
- a CDS encoding Lrp/AsnC family transcriptional regulator: MEIIELDEVDRGLLHALQVDGRASFSRIGEVLGVSDQRVARRYRRLRSTGMLRVVGVVDGRRLGYESWAIRLRCTPDAAVSIAEALGRRSDTFWVHLLSGGTEISAGTLQRTARERESLLLSKLARTNRVLSVTAHRTLYTFVGGRVGWQGLAVLSPEQVAGLAESRVYRRRGEGEPITLGPGDQALLDELSRDGRTGHADLAAVTGWSESTVRRRMEQLCSAGALFFDMDVLPALMGYQVEAQLWMSVPPAELDATGWALAGHHEVAFAGATTGPTNLTASIVCRDDEALYRYLTDSLGALPAIRHIETAPIVRTIKRAGAVMPL; this comes from the coding sequence GTGGAAATCATCGAGCTGGACGAGGTGGACCGCGGGCTGCTGCACGCGCTGCAGGTGGACGGGCGAGCCTCGTTCAGCCGCATCGGCGAGGTGCTCGGGGTGTCGGACCAGCGGGTGGCGCGCCGCTACCGGCGGCTGCGCTCCACCGGCATGCTGCGCGTGGTCGGCGTCGTGGACGGGCGGCGCCTCGGCTACGAGTCGTGGGCGATCAGGCTGCGCTGCACGCCGGACGCGGCGGTGTCCATCGCCGAGGCGCTCGGGCGGCGCTCCGACACGTTCTGGGTGCACCTGCTGTCCGGCGGCACCGAGATCTCCGCCGGCACGCTGCAACGCACGGCGCGCGAACGCGAGTCGCTGCTGCTCAGCAAGCTCGCCCGGACCAACCGGGTGCTCTCGGTGACCGCGCACAGGACCCTCTACACGTTCGTGGGCGGGCGCGTCGGCTGGCAGGGGCTGGCCGTGCTCTCGCCCGAGCAGGTCGCCGGGCTGGCGGAGAGCCGCGTCTACCGCAGGCGGGGCGAGGGCGAGCCGATCACGCTCGGCCCCGGCGACCAGGCGCTGCTGGACGAGCTGTCCCGCGACGGCCGCACCGGCCACGCCGACCTGGCGGCGGTGACCGGCTGGTCGGAGTCCACCGTCAGGCGGCGGATGGAGCAGCTCTGCTCGGCCGGCGCGCTCTTCTTCGACATGGACGTGCTGCCCGCGCTGATGGGCTACCAGGTCGAGGCGCAGCTGTGGATGTCGGTGCCGCCCGCCGAGCTCGACGCCACGGGGTGGGCGCTGGCCGGACACCACGAGGTGGCGTTCGCGGGCGCGACGACCGGGCCCACCAACCTGACGGCCAGCATCGTCTGCCGCGACGACGAGGCCCTCTACCGCTACCTGACCGACAGCCTCGGCGCGCTGCCCGCGATCAGGCACATCGAGACCGCGCCCATCGTCAGGACCATCAAGCGGGCGGGGGCCGTCATGCCCCTCTGA
- a CDS encoding DUF2267 domain-containing protein produces the protein MVEYRELLRAIGRMTGLAAGPARAAAEATLTTLARTLDEADRRELIDALPPELTDDFPMDRPGNDGTEEGFVRQAALLGRRPPEQARIRAQAVLAAVAEQDPALVARLHIPEQVRGLFEPPGSGGGITGPKGHSAPLTDAEIDSALRTLPRWSGDRSGLRRTISLPQENLHAVRRALDRLKITYGRQPQLHDTADGLVLLVRTVSVGAVTSLDVELARRVDELIEEIGAGIGRP, from the coding sequence ATGGTGGAATATCGGGAGCTGCTGCGCGCCATCGGCCGCATGACGGGCCTGGCGGCCGGACCGGCCAGGGCGGCGGCGGAGGCCACGCTCACCACGCTGGCGCGCACGCTCGACGAGGCGGACCGGCGCGAGCTGATCGACGCGCTGCCGCCCGAGCTGACCGACGACTTCCCGATGGACCGCCCCGGCAACGACGGCACCGAGGAGGGCTTCGTCCGCCAGGCGGCCCTGCTCGGCCGCCGGCCTCCCGAGCAGGCCAGGATCAGGGCGCAGGCCGTGCTGGCGGCGGTGGCCGAGCAGGATCCGGCGCTGGTGGCCAGGCTGCACATCCCTGAGCAGGTGCGCGGCCTGTTCGAGCCGCCGGGCAGCGGCGGCGGCATCACCGGCCCGAAGGGGCACAGTGCCCCGCTGACGGACGCCGAGATCGATTCGGCGCTGCGTACGCTGCCGCGGTGGAGCGGTGACCGGTCGGGGCTGCGCCGCACCATCTCGCTGCCCCAGGAGAACCTGCACGCGGTGCGCAGGGCCCTCGACCGGCTCAAGATCACGTACGGCCGCCAGCCGCAGCTCCACGACACCGCCGACGGGCTCGTGCTGCTGGTGCGGACGGTGTCGGTGGGTGCGGTGACGTCCCTGGACGTGGAGCTGGCCAGGAGGGTGGACGAGCTGATCGAGGAGATCGGCGCCGGCATCGGCCGCCCCTGA
- a CDS encoding DHA2 family efflux MFS transporter permease subunit, giving the protein MTRTHTRETVSWAPLVAASLGAFMLLVDVTIVMVALPGITADLSMSFTDAQWLLDGYALALAALLLAAGSYADHTGRRKVYLGALAVFALASLACGLAPSAELLLAARLVQGVAAAAMMATTLALVSATYHGRQRGLAFGVWGGVNGAAAAIAPVLGGLLTEHLHWRAIFLVNLPISLVAAWLTLRGVEESRLPGGARLDWAGMVTFTLAAGALTYGLIEAGEHGWAAARTLVPLAVAAAAFAAFLVAESRSANPMLDLRLFAGRSFSGIMAGAGLIMPAAFACLAFTSLWLQQDLRLGPVMAGLALSPMAATSLVASVAVSRLFPGLSPRVAVGGGLLLVGAGALLQGTLGEHSGWAALAPGLVLTGLGVGLAVPAFSSAAMTYAPPQRAGMAAGTVNTVRQLGYALGIALLGLLYRDGGGYAALNDVYLASAVTGVVAGLLVLVAVTGARQAAPRG; this is encoded by the coding sequence ATGACCAGAACACACACCCGGGAGACCGTCTCCTGGGCCCCCTTGGTGGCCGCCAGTCTGGGCGCGTTCATGCTGCTCGTGGACGTGACCATCGTCATGGTCGCGCTGCCCGGCATCACGGCCGACCTGAGCATGTCCTTCACCGACGCGCAGTGGCTGCTGGACGGCTACGCGCTGGCCCTCGCCGCGCTGCTGCTGGCCGCCGGCTCGTACGCCGACCACACGGGGCGGCGCAAGGTCTACCTGGGGGCGCTGGCGGTGTTCGCGCTGGCCTCGCTCGCCTGCGGGCTGGCGCCGAGCGCCGAACTGCTGCTGGCCGCCCGTCTGGTGCAGGGCGTCGCCGCCGCGGCCATGATGGCCACGACCCTCGCCCTCGTCAGCGCCACCTACCACGGCAGGCAGCGCGGCCTCGCGTTCGGCGTGTGGGGCGGCGTGAACGGGGCCGCCGCGGCCATCGCGCCCGTGCTCGGCGGCCTGCTCACCGAGCACCTGCACTGGCGGGCCATCTTCCTGGTGAACCTGCCGATCAGCCTGGTCGCCGCCTGGCTGACCCTGCGCGGTGTCGAGGAGTCGCGGCTGCCCGGCGGGGCCCGGCTCGACTGGGCGGGCATGGTCACGTTCACGCTGGCGGCGGGGGCGCTGACGTACGGGCTGATCGAGGCGGGCGAGCACGGCTGGGCGGCGGCGCGCACGCTGGTGCCGCTGGCCGTGGCGGCGGCGGCGTTCGCGGCCTTCCTCGTGGCCGAGTCGCGCAGCGCGAACCCCATGCTGGACCTGCGGTTGTTCGCCGGGCGGTCGTTCAGCGGGATCATGGCGGGGGCCGGGCTGATCATGCCTGCCGCGTTCGCCTGCCTGGCCTTCACCTCGCTCTGGCTCCAGCAGGACCTGCGGCTCGGGCCGGTGATGGCGGGGCTGGCGCTGTCGCCGATGGCCGCCACGTCGCTGGTGGCCTCCGTGGCGGTCTCCCGGCTGTTCCCCGGGCTGTCGCCGCGGGTCGCGGTGGGCGGCGGGCTGCTGCTGGTCGGCGCGGGCGCCCTGTTGCAGGGCACGCTGGGCGAGCACTCGGGCTGGGCCGCGCTCGCGCCCGGCCTGGTGCTCACCGGCCTGGGCGTGGGCCTGGCCGTCCCGGCGTTCAGCTCCGCCGCCATGACGTACGCGCCGCCGCAGCGCGCCGGCATGGCCGCGGGCACGGTCAACACGGTCAGGCAGCTCGGGTACGCGCTCGGCATCGCCCTGCTCGGCCTCCTCTACCGTGACGGCGGAGGGTACGCCGCGCTCAACGACGTCTACCTGGCCAGCGCGGTCACCGGCGTCGTGGCGGGCCTGCTGGTGCTGGTGGCGGTCACGGGGGCGCGCCAGGCAGCGCCTCGCGGATGA
- a CDS encoding serine hydrolase domain-containing protein, whose product MSVNGFTATGLRRVREALARHVDSGKIPGLVALISRGGQTHVETLGTMRHDGGAPMRRDTIFRMASTSKPVSIAAAMVLLDECRLRLDDVVDPWLPELANRQVLRNPDAELDDTVPARRPITVRDVLTSTFGLGMDFTALGKPIMNAVFAAGLTPNLPTEVPEQDEWMRRLGELPLMYHPGEQWQYQISSDLVGVLVSRVTGQSFEDVLRERIFEPLGMRDTGFHVPADQLDRLPILYAPDPATGEFQAWDEPEGGRWSKPPAFQGGGGGLVSTADDYHAYFRMLLNGGLHEGRRILSRAAVELMTTNRLTPEQNAARTTLATNNVHISFGQGQQGGWGMGMAVRTYRGDYAPIGQFGWDGGSGTSSYADPVNQVTGILLCQVGYTVPSPAHLMSDFWTTVYQAIED is encoded by the coding sequence ATGAGTGTCAACGGATTCACCGCGACGGGCCTGCGCCGGGTGCGTGAGGCGCTGGCCCGGCACGTCGACTCCGGGAAGATCCCCGGCCTGGTGGCTCTGATCAGCCGCGGCGGCCAGACGCACGTCGAGACGCTCGGCACGATGCGGCACGACGGCGGCGCGCCGATGCGCCGCGACACGATCTTCCGGATGGCCTCCACCTCCAAGCCGGTCTCCATCGCCGCGGCGATGGTGCTGCTGGACGAGTGCCGGCTGCGGCTGGACGACGTGGTCGACCCGTGGCTGCCCGAGCTGGCCAACCGGCAGGTGCTGCGCAACCCGGACGCCGAGCTGGACGACACCGTCCCGGCCCGCCGCCCGATCACCGTCCGCGACGTGCTCACCTCCACCTTCGGCCTCGGCATGGACTTCACCGCCCTCGGCAAGCCGATCATGAATGCCGTCTTCGCCGCGGGCCTGACCCCCAACCTGCCCACCGAGGTGCCCGAGCAGGACGAGTGGATGCGCCGCCTGGGCGAGCTGCCCCTGATGTACCACCCCGGCGAGCAGTGGCAGTACCAGATCAGCAGCGACCTGGTCGGCGTGCTGGTCTCCCGGGTCACCGGCCAGAGCTTCGAGGACGTCCTGCGCGAGCGGATCTTCGAGCCCCTGGGCATGCGCGACACCGGCTTCCACGTGCCCGCCGACCAGCTCGACCGGCTGCCCATCCTGTACGCGCCCGACCCGGCCACGGGCGAGTTCCAGGCGTGGGACGAGCCCGAGGGCGGCCGGTGGAGCAAGCCGCCGGCGTTCCAGGGCGGCGGGGGCGGGCTGGTCTCCACCGCCGACGACTACCACGCCTACTTCCGGATGCTGCTCAACGGCGGCCTGCACGAGGGCCGCCGCATCCTGTCCCGGGCGGCGGTGGAGCTGATGACCACCAACCGGCTCACCCCGGAGCAGAACGCCGCCCGCACCACGCTGGCCACCAACAACGTGCACATCTCCTTCGGCCAGGGCCAGCAGGGCGGCTGGGGCATGGGCATGGCGGTGCGCACCTACCGCGGCGACTACGCCCCGATCGGCCAGTTCGGCTGGGACGGCGGCAGCGGCACCTCCTCCTACGCCGACCCGGTCAACCAGGTCACCGGCATCCTGCTCTGCCAGGTCGGCTACACCGTGCCCAGCCCGGCCCACCTGATGAGCGACTTCTGGACCACCGTCTACCAGGCCATCGAGGACTGA
- a CDS encoding DUF2795 domain-containing protein has protein sequence MKLHDTRPVREALNTLDFPADKESIVAHAHAHGAGEDAERALRSLPLGEYASMAEVLRSVPVDPAPDRTEHERVQQHRRRGRKAGLAESMRPSSPKPIDQD, from the coding sequence ATGAAACTGCACGACACGCGGCCGGTGCGCGAGGCCCTCAACACCCTCGACTTCCCGGCCGACAAGGAGAGCATCGTGGCGCACGCCCACGCGCACGGCGCGGGCGAGGACGCCGAGCGTGCCCTGCGGTCGCTGCCGCTCGGTGAGTACGCGAGCATGGCCGAGGTGCTGCGGTCGGTGCCCGTCGATCCGGCGCCCGACCGGACCGAGCACGAGCGCGTGCAGCAGCACCGGCGGCGGGGCAGGAAGGCGGGGCTGGCCGAGAGCATGCGCCCGTCCAGCCCCAAGCCGATCGACCAGGACTGA
- a CDS encoding ATP-binding protein, which yields MTRLRSTRRSRKQYAWPLREDARTVGQVRALVRTELSQLSLSSDLVDDAVLMVSELITNAFMYGDGPYELVLHVDEKDIMFVVVDGSPVLPAPAPHDLAAEHGRGLRIVARLSDGFYGCHPQRYVTQPGLVGKATWFAIPRSGAAGNVVPIRAGV from the coding sequence ATGACCAGGCTGCGATCGACTCGCCGGAGCCGGAAGCAGTACGCGTGGCCGCTCCGCGAGGACGCGCGGACGGTCGGTCAGGTTCGTGCCCTCGTCCGCACGGAATTGTCGCAGCTCTCCCTTTCCTCCGATCTCGTTGACGACGCCGTTCTCATGGTGAGCGAATTGATCACCAATGCGTTCATGTACGGCGACGGCCCCTACGAACTCGTTCTCCATGTGGACGAGAAGGACATCATGTTCGTGGTCGTGGACGGCAGCCCCGTCCTGCCCGCCCCGGCGCCCCACGACCTGGCCGCCGAGCACGGGCGCGGGCTGCGCATCGTGGCCAGGCTCTCCGACGGCTTCTACGGCTGCCATCCCCAGCGTTACGTCACGCAGCCCGGATTGGTCGGCAAGGCCACCTGGTTCGCGATCCCGCGCTCCGGCGCCGCCGGCAACGTGGTGCCGATCCGGGCAGGTGTCTGA
- a CDS encoding polysaccharide lyase 8 family protein → MPLPSRRSVLRLGGVAAAGTLGAVAPARAAYTPDDTFVLLRRRWREVTAGPGHGSEGYRARLAALGRAAARYRATMAPGPASLWPDQAFPSFVATPRRLRVMAQAYALGLGDPGLAEAVSTGVEHYRRHVYAAGGDAPGNWWHWQIGVPRSLLDASVLAGTWSPALAEAVDHYVPERRLHRYSGNSTAANRVDLCLVTLLRAMLDDDHGKAALAVSALTPVFAMVSEGDGFYRDGSFIQHSFVPYQGAYGVTLLSGLATLHAVLRGSPWELADQRIFDTVERTYAPFVRDGACMDLVRGRGVGRRPFGDHERGREIAAAVLLLGESAPAGTRARWQAMVKGWAVRGTFRPMLEHAAEPAFHARLATIMEDGTVPAAAEPDGHRLLPMSARAVHRRPGWCAALSMASHRIGHYEHGNGENLRGWHTGSGMLYWWAGGHGDQYSDSFWPTVDPYRLPGTTVSTRRLPDGAGAGWGDTRTPWRWVGGASDGTYAAVGQHLSGLESTMEAFKSWFFLDDAIVCLGAGITGADGVAVETVVDNRRTAAPLTVGEGWAHLEGHGGYVLPGQPLRTLRERRNGGGVDRDYVTLWLDHGVDPRSASYAYLLLPGASRADTRARALVLPGTSGPGAAVRVLSNTPRLQAVQVPGLRLTAACFWNAGTVAGLTASAPCAVLVRSRPDGTATVTVADPRRELDELTLTWARPVAELLDGDASLTGGRLAFGPLAGLEGASVTVTVRHG, encoded by the coding sequence GTGCCACTGCCAAGCAGGCGATCAGTCCTCCGGCTCGGCGGCGTGGCCGCGGCCGGGACGCTGGGGGCGGTGGCGCCGGCGCGGGCGGCGTACACGCCCGACGACACGTTCGTCCTGCTGCGCCGCCGCTGGCGGGAGGTGACGGCCGGGCCGGGGCACGGCTCGGAGGGTTACCGGGCCAGGCTGGCCGCGCTGGGCAGGGCGGCCGCGCGTTACCGCGCCACGATGGCGCCCGGGCCCGCCTCGCTCTGGCCCGACCAGGCGTTCCCGTCGTTCGTGGCCACGCCGAGGCGGCTGCGGGTCATGGCCCAGGCGTACGCGCTGGGCCTCGGCGACCCCGGCCTCGCCGAGGCCGTCTCCACCGGGGTGGAGCACTACCGGCGGCACGTGTACGCGGCCGGCGGCGACGCGCCGGGCAACTGGTGGCACTGGCAGATCGGCGTGCCCAGGTCGCTGCTGGACGCGTCCGTGCTGGCCGGGACGTGGAGCCCGGCACTGGCCGAGGCCGTCGACCACTACGTGCCCGAGCGCCGCCTGCACCGCTACTCCGGCAACAGCACCGCCGCGAACCGCGTGGACCTGTGCCTGGTGACGCTGCTGCGCGCGATGCTCGACGACGACCACGGCAAGGCGGCGCTGGCCGTCTCGGCGCTGACGCCGGTGTTCGCGATGGTCTCGGAAGGTGACGGGTTCTACCGGGACGGGTCGTTCATCCAGCACTCTTTCGTGCCGTATCAGGGCGCGTACGGGGTGACGCTGCTGTCGGGGCTGGCCACGCTCCACGCGGTGCTGCGCGGCTCGCCCTGGGAGCTGGCCGACCAGCGGATCTTCGACACGGTCGAGCGCACGTACGCGCCGTTCGTGCGTGACGGGGCCTGCATGGACCTCGTACGCGGGCGGGGCGTCGGCAGGCGGCCGTTCGGCGACCACGAGCGCGGGCGGGAGATCGCCGCGGCGGTCCTGCTGCTGGGGGAGAGCGCCCCCGCCGGGACCCGGGCGCGCTGGCAGGCCATGGTCAAGGGATGGGCGGTGCGCGGCACGTTCCGGCCGATGCTGGAGCACGCGGCCGAGCCCGCCTTCCACGCCCGCCTGGCGACGATCATGGAGGACGGCACGGTCCCGGCGGCGGCCGAGCCGGACGGGCACCGGCTGCTGCCGATGAGCGCCAGGGCCGTGCACCGGCGGCCCGGCTGGTGCGCCGCGCTCAGCATGGCCTCCCACCGGATCGGCCACTACGAGCACGGCAACGGCGAGAACCTGCGCGGCTGGCACACCGGCTCAGGGATGCTCTACTGGTGGGCCGGGGGGCACGGCGACCAGTACTCCGACTCCTTCTGGCCGACCGTGGACCCGTACCGGCTGCCGGGCACCACCGTGTCCACCCGGCGGCTGCCCGACGGGGCGGGCGCGGGCTGGGGCGACACGCGGACGCCGTGGCGGTGGGTCGGCGGGGCCAGCGACGGCACGTACGCGGCCGTGGGGCAGCACCTGTCCGGGCTGGAGAGCACGATGGAGGCGTTCAAGTCGTGGTTCTTCCTCGACGACGCGATCGTCTGCCTGGGGGCCGGGATCACCGGCGCGGACGGCGTGGCCGTCGAGACCGTCGTGGACAACCGCAGGACCGCCGCCCCGCTCACGGTGGGCGAGGGGTGGGCGCACCTGGAGGGCCACGGGGGTTACGTGCTGCCCGGGCAGCCCCTGCGTACGCTGCGGGAGCGCCGGAACGGCGGCGGCGTGGACCGCGACTACGTGACGCTCTGGCTGGACCACGGCGTAGACCCGCGCTCCGCCTCCTACGCCTACCTCCTGTTACCGGGCGCGAGCAGGGCGGACACCCGGGCCCGCGCCCTGGTCCTGCCGGGCACCAGCGGGCCCGGGGCCGCCGTGCGCGTGCTGTCCAACACGCCCCGCCTCCAGGCCGTCCAGGTGCCCGGGCTCCGGCTGACGGCCGCCTGCTTCTGGAACGCCGGGACGGTGGCCGGCCTCACCGCCTCCGCCCCGTGCGCGGTCCTGGTCCGCTCCCGGCCCGATGGCACCGCGACCGTGACCGTCGCCGACCCCCGGCGGGAGCTGGACGAGCTGACCCTGACCTGGGCCAGGCCGGTGGCGGAGCTGCTGGACGGCGACGCCTCCCTGACCGGGGGCAGGCTCGCGTTCGGGCCGCTGGCCGGCCTGGAGGGCGCCTCGGTGACGGTCACCGTACGGCACGGCTGA
- a CDS encoding WGR domain-containing protein: MTYLELSEDGGGSHKFYEVIVAGTQVTITYGRIGESGQTKVTSFPTEAKAQAAAAKKVAEKSRKGYAPAVRGVRQRRAITRRTITSTRSTAQQAPVLWRFDSGASAFGIFVDGERCWVGNQRGDVYTVSHSGTVTGRFRLPDGVKCIVADDFWIYAGCDDGRVYDLSGKVPRSAYEIAADVDIYWLDIHDGVLGVSDRAGRVTAIDYEDEFQWARNSGGDSAWMVRCDADSVYFGHSRGVARYDVSDGTPIWETKVADQVLFGWQEEHSVYAGTGRRTVHRLAKGDGRVEAVYQCDGAVYSCATSPGGRHVFAGDNHSSVYCFDASGERLWKLATGCGSAFSMQYLDDRLYIVTTDGTLACIDASEAAIAAARTGSVPQPVDVKAAASLEAVEPSAVLETVLETASEAGDGVVVECVREGERVRVRVVSPGYETWNVQFPKEIREAGARYLVDGVRSAGRGGFYRAYGEIRRLL; the protein is encoded by the coding sequence ATGACCTATTTGGAGCTGTCTGAGGACGGCGGCGGATCGCACAAGTTCTACGAGGTCATCGTGGCGGGCACGCAGGTCACGATCACGTACGGGCGGATCGGCGAGTCCGGGCAGACCAAGGTCACCTCCTTCCCCACCGAGGCCAAGGCGCAGGCCGCGGCGGCCAAGAAGGTCGCGGAGAAGAGCCGCAAGGGTTACGCGCCAGCCGTGCGCGGCGTGCGCCAGCGCCGGGCCATCACCCGCAGGACCATCACCAGCACCCGCTCGACCGCCCAGCAGGCGCCGGTGTTGTGGCGCTTCGACAGCGGGGCGTCGGCGTTCGGCATCTTCGTGGACGGCGAGCGCTGCTGGGTCGGCAACCAGCGCGGCGACGTCTACACCGTCAGCCACTCCGGCACCGTGACCGGCCGCTTCCGGCTGCCCGACGGCGTGAAGTGCATCGTGGCCGACGACTTCTGGATCTACGCCGGGTGCGACGACGGCCGCGTGTACGACCTGAGCGGCAAGGTCCCCAGGTCCGCGTACGAGATCGCCGCCGACGTGGACATCTACTGGCTCGACATCCACGACGGCGTGCTCGGCGTCTCCGACCGGGCGGGCCGGGTCACCGCGATCGACTACGAGGACGAGTTCCAGTGGGCGCGTAACAGCGGCGGCGACTCGGCCTGGATGGTCCGGTGCGACGCGGATTCGGTCTACTTCGGCCACTCGCGCGGTGTGGCCCGCTACGACGTCTCCGACGGCACCCCGATCTGGGAGACCAAGGTCGCCGACCAGGTGCTGTTCGGCTGGCAGGAGGAGCACTCGGTCTACGCGGGCACCGGCCGCCGCACCGTGCACCGCCTGGCCAAGGGCGACGGCCGGGTGGAGGCCGTCTACCAGTGCGACGGCGCCGTCTACTCCTGCGCCACCTCGCCGGGCGGCCGCCACGTCTTCGCCGGCGACAACCACTCCTCCGTCTACTGCTTCGACGCCTCCGGCGAGCGGCTGTGGAAGCTCGCCACCGGCTGCGGCTCCGCCTTCTCCATGCAGTACCTGGACGACCGGCTCTACATCGTCACCACGGACGGCACCCTGGCCTGCATCGACGCGAGCGAGGCGGCCATCGCCGCGGCCCGCACCGGCAGCGTGCCCCAGCCGGTGGACGTCAAGGCGGCCGCGTCGCTGGAGGCCGTCGAGCCGTCGGCCGTGCTGGAGACCGTCCTGGAGACGGCGAGCGAGGCGGGCGACGGCGTGGTGGTGGAGTGCGTGCGGGAGGGCGAGCGGGTGCGGGTCCGCGTGGTCAGCCCCGGCTACGAGACGTGGAACGTGCAGTTCCCCAAGGAGATCCGCGAGGCGGGCGCCCGCTACCTGGTGGACGGCGTGCGCTCGGCCGGCCGCGGCGGCTTCTACCGCGCCTACGGGGAGATCCGCCGCCTTCTCTGA